From Spiroplasma eriocheiris, the proteins below share one genomic window:
- a CDS encoding DUF2779 domain-containing protein gives MDAKLTLKKEDYKRFKKCFKLSWALANRANLKQVQTWVSEQQLSVFFDLKDNIHGAKIDEDNFLNDENEDEENNNINILNENLYDLMLETSWPAGEGEDDFDTQKLINYYDDLNQLIDPEEIIEFYPGETIADGNEVGARAREYFTRDYKCFNLDHYSKKNAFAKTQEVLQDQSYQVYFEPSFEYNNCITKCDILKRLDDGSFHLIEVKASTGKKYDKNYGEYVEKDLKIDHAYDIAYQYYVLTGCGLRISKISVMLLDPSYYRHGDIDYDRLFMLQDHFKQPSKRMAGVSLMTFAQQLTTGEITDPQLKNERAIELDLVAIKLGYQKSLTEIYDLFMSASCWNQKPDDHFRYYGYCQHASALLPEHNSVFELYRGMGKKTLLLYEENIIMLKDIHLPFNFKRSAILKKPLQFNEPQIRQIKVLQDLEPIINPHRVDELLQIFRQYQYPIYMYDFETMKAAVPRFDYSYSYQQIPFQYSVHVLTDDNFDYQDENTMDHYAYLADGLEDPRLTLATQLIADLTKNGMGVYVAYYKSFECKVLFELGDYLNWKISTTDDIALKQQYQYLQTKLLEIRAKTIDLMDFFKDFMIYKPEFYGSKSIKKTQPAFDPQFTYQELKIRKGDMASETFRRRVENNITLPIWLKYFRSAMLKYCNRDTLAMVVIFQHIKQLLHLHHYL, from the coding sequence ATGGATGCCAAACTTACTTTAAAAAAAGAAGATTACAAACGTTTTAAAAAATGTTTTAAATTATCCTGAGCATTAGCTAACCGGGCAAACTTAAAACAAGTTCAAACATGGGTTAGTGAACAACAACTGTCGGTTTTTTTTGATTTAAAAGATAATATTCATGGGGCAAAAATTGATGAAGATAATTTTTTAAATGATGAAAATGAAGATGAAGAGAATAATAATATTAATATTTTGAATGAAAACCTCTATGATTTAATGCTAGAAACATCATGACCAGCCGGAGAAGGCGAAGATGATTTTGACACTCAAAAACTAATCAATTATTATGATGATTTAAATCAGTTAATTGATCCCGAAGAGATTATTGAATTTTATCCGGGGGAAACCATTGCAGATGGAAATGAAGTGGGCGCCCGGGCGCGGGAATATTTTACTCGTGATTATAAATGTTTTAATCTTGACCATTATAGTAAAAAAAATGCTTTTGCGAAAACCCAGGAGGTTTTACAAGACCAATCTTACCAAGTATATTTTGAGCCTTCTTTTGAATATAATAATTGTATTACCAAATGTGATATTTTAAAGCGTTTAGATGATGGTAGCTTTCATTTAATTGAAGTAAAAGCTTCTACCGGCAAAAAATATGATAAAAACTATGGTGAGTATGTTGAAAAAGATCTCAAGATTGATCATGCCTATGATATTGCCTACCAATATTATGTTTTAACAGGTTGTGGTCTACGAATTAGTAAAATTTCAGTAATGTTATTAGATCCGTCATATTATCGTCATGGTGATATTGATTATGACCGCCTTTTTATGTTGCAAGATCATTTTAAACAACCATCAAAACGAATGGCGGGAGTATCATTAATGACATTTGCCCAGCAGTTAACAACTGGCGAGATTACTGACCCGCAGTTAAAAAATGAGCGTGCAATTGAACTTGATTTAGTAGCAATTAAACTAGGATATCAAAAGTCATTAACGGAAATTTATGATTTATTTATGAGTGCTAGTTGCTGAAACCAAAAACCAGATGATCATTTCCGTTACTATGGTTATTGCCAACATGCAAGTGCCTTACTCCCCGAACATAATAGTGTGTTTGAACTTTACCGCGGGATGGGTAAGAAAACCTTATTATTATATGAAGAAAATATTATAATGTTAAAAGATATCCATTTACCATTCAATTTTAAACGTTCCGCTATCTTAAAAAAACCTTTACAATTTAATGAACCTCAAATACGCCAAATTAAAGTACTTCAGGATTTAGAACCTATTATTAATCCCCACCGGGTAGATGAATTACTACAGATTTTTCGTCAATATCAATATCCCATTTATATGTATGATTTTGAAACAATGAAAGCAGCCGTCCCACGGTTTGATTATTCATATTCTTATCAACAAATCCCTTTTCAATATTCAGTTCATGTTTTAACAGATGATAATTTTGATTATCAAGATGAAAATACAATGGATCATTATGCTTATTTAGCTGATGGCCTTGAAGACCCACGCTTAACATTAGCGACCCAATTAATTGCTGATTTAACTAAGAATGGGATGGGAGTTTATGTGGCCTATTACAAAAGTTTTGAATGTAAAGTTCTTTTTGAACTAGGAGATTATTTGAACTGAAAAATTTCTACTACAGATGACATAGCACTTAAACAACAATACCAATATCTCCAAACTAAATTATTAGAAATTAGAGCGAAAACAATTGATTTAATGGATTTTTTTAAAGACTTTATGATTTATAAACCAGAATTTTATGGTTCCAAATCAATTAAAAAAACCCAACCGGCTTTTGACCCCCAGTTTACTTACCAGGAGTTAAAAATTCGAAAAGGAGATATGGCCAGTGAAACCTTCCGTCGGCGTGTTGAAAATAATATCACCTTACCAATTTGGCTAAAATATTTTCGTTCTGCAATGCTGAAATATTGTAACCGTGATACGTTAGCAATGGTGGTAATTTTCCAACATATTAAGCAATTATTACATTTGCACCATTATTTATAG
- the pflA gene encoding pyruvate formate-lyase-activating protein, with the protein MSKVTGYYSSFESFGAVDGPGLRLVYFLQGCPLRCKYCHNPETQEVNKEKPISVEEILDHYERTKEFYVHGGLTMSGGEPLMQLDFIIELFTAAKARGIHTAVDTSVCTFSTNEVILNKWKELVKVCDLFICDIKEIDSVRHKALTRLGNENILQGIKWLDDNGATTWIRHVLVPGYTDTRENLLGIGNFIKDLKHMEKFEILPYHNMMIPKYNNLNRKFELPEVVPPTREYCRECLKIVQEGMHRK; encoded by the coding sequence ATGTCAAAGGTGACTGGTTATTATAGTAGTTTTGAATCTTTTGGCGCGGTTGATGGACCAGGGTTGCGACTAGTTTATTTCTTACAAGGATGTCCGTTAAGATGTAAATATTGTCATAATCCAGAAACACAAGAGGTAAATAAGGAGAAACCAATTTCGGTTGAAGAAATTCTTGATCATTATGAACGGACAAAAGAATTTTATGTCCATGGTGGTTTAACAATGTCGGGGGGAGAACCCTTGATGCAGTTAGACTTTATTATTGAATTATTTACCGCCGCCAAAGCACGTGGGATTCATACGGCCGTTGATACTTCAGTATGTACTTTTAGTACTAATGAAGTAATTTTAAATAAGTGAAAAGAGCTGGTTAAAGTGTGTGACCTATTTATTTGTGATATTAAAGAAATTGATAGTGTTCGGCACAAAGCATTAACCAGATTAGGAAACGAAAATATTTTGCAAGGAATTAAGTGGTTAGATGACAATGGAGCAACGACTTGAATTCGCCATGTCTTAGTACCAGGTTATACTGATACAAGAGAAAATTTATTAGGGATTGGTAATTTTATTAAGGATTTAAAACATATGGAAAAATTTGAAATCCTCCCATATCATAATATGATGATTCCCAAATATAATAATTTAAATCGTAAGTTTGAGTTACCAGAAGTTGTCCCGCCCACTCGTGAGTATTGTCGTGAGTGTCTAAAGATTGTCCAAGAAGGAATGCATCGTAAATAA
- the adhE gene encoding bifunctional acetaldehyde-CoA/alcohol dehydrogenase, protein MENKKIEALITKVSAAQKQFATYNQEQVDKIFHAAAIAANKARIELAIDAVNETNMGIVEDKIIKNHYAAEYIHNKYRDMKTVGVYEENLGLGYQLVYEPVGVIAAVIPTTNPTATAIFKTLIALKTRNGIIISPHPGAKNCTIKAAKVVLDAAVAAGAPKDIIAWVEDAQIQDTTDLMGAADLILATGGPGMVKSAYSSGKPALGVGAGNCPAIITELADLDVATSSIMQSNTFDNGVICATENSVIVLEKVYDKVVKLFEQKNGYVMTKKEDLDKVRKAMFKEGKYGILNPALVGQTPQTIAKITGVTIPTNTRLILCPAEKSSHDEPLAHEKLSTYVGLYKAKDFNHALAIAKDLLTMGPGHTASLWTDEIKGKAEINLWRDSLNDGRMVVNMPSSLGAVGDMYNFQLAPSFTLGCGSWGGNSTSVNIGPQHLLNTKTVAVRRENMQWMRLPERIYHKFGCLPFALQDLKEWNCKKAFIVTDPVINELYGQKVTSVLEQLGIKYDVFADVEPNPTFATTERGVKSMKNSRPDVVIAIGGGSAMDAAKMIWLLEQHPDAKFADLAMTFNDIRKRVVKFPTMTNGVKLVCIPTTSGTGSEVTPFSVITDDKTHIKYPLADYALTPHMAIVDPELTLTVPKGGTNAPALDAMTHLFEAYVSALATDYTDPYCLQGIKTIFTYLPDAYHNGSSAVKARSKMADAATQAGMAFANAFLGLVHSMSHKIGGEFEVIHGAANSILLPYVIRYNAATLLEGGKQTYFSQYTVANSLERYAEIARYCGVKGSSDSELVDNLISNVQKLSKDVELASSFKEYFERYQLNVSEKDFLAALDKMSQDAFDDQCTPANPRIPLLTDIKQIYLDAYHGNPVPSLKK, encoded by the coding sequence ATGGAAAACAAAAAAATTGAAGCATTAATTACGAAAGTTAGTGCTGCCCAAAAACAATTTGCAACTTATAATCAAGAGCAAGTTGATAAAATTTTTCATGCTGCCGCAATTGCTGCTAATAAAGCTCGGATCGAATTAGCAATTGATGCTGTTAATGAAACAAACATGGGTATTGTTGAAGACAAAATTATTAAAAACCATTATGCTGCTGAATATATTCATAATAAATACCGTGATATGAAAACAGTTGGCGTATACGAAGAAAATTTAGGGCTAGGATACCAACTAGTATATGAACCAGTAGGAGTTATTGCGGCTGTTATTCCAACCACAAATCCAACTGCCACTGCAATTTTTAAAACATTAATTGCGTTAAAAACAAGAAACGGGATTATTATTTCTCCGCACCCAGGAGCAAAAAACTGTACCATTAAAGCTGCGAAAGTTGTCTTAGATGCGGCTGTTGCCGCTGGGGCACCCAAAGATATTATTGCATGGGTTGAAGATGCTCAAATTCAAGATACAACTGACTTAATGGGAGCGGCTGATTTAATCTTAGCAACTGGGGGGCCAGGAATGGTTAAATCAGCTTATTCTTCAGGAAAACCAGCCTTAGGAGTCGGTGCTGGTAACTGTCCGGCAATTATTACTGAATTAGCTGATTTAGATGTCGCAACTTCTTCAATTATGCAATCAAATACTTTTGATAACGGGGTTATTTGTGCGACTGAAAACTCAGTAATTGTGTTAGAAAAAGTGTATGACAAAGTTGTGAAGTTATTTGAGCAAAAAAATGGTTATGTAATGACAAAAAAAGAAGACTTGGATAAAGTTCGGAAAGCAATGTTTAAAGAAGGAAAATATGGAATTTTAAACCCTGCTTTAGTAGGGCAAACTCCTCAAACAATTGCGAAAATTACTGGGGTAACAATCCCAACCAATACAAGATTAATTTTATGTCCTGCCGAAAAATCAAGTCATGATGAACCATTAGCCCATGAAAAATTATCAACATATGTTGGTTTATATAAAGCAAAAGATTTTAACCATGCGTTAGCAATCGCCAAAGATTTATTAACAATGGGACCAGGGCATACTGCTAGTTTATGAACTGACGAAATTAAAGGTAAAGCTGAAATTAACTTATGACGTGATTCTTTAAACGATGGAAGAATGGTTGTTAATATGCCATCGTCATTAGGAGCAGTTGGAGATATGTACAACTTCCAATTAGCGCCCTCATTTACCTTAGGATGTGGAAGCTGAGGGGGAAACTCGACTTCAGTTAACATTGGTCCGCAACATTTATTAAATACTAAAACTGTCGCAGTAAGGAGAGAAAATATGCAATGAATGAGATTACCAGAACGCATTTATCATAAATTTGGTTGTTTACCATTTGCGTTACAAGATCTAAAAGAATGAAATTGTAAAAAAGCCTTTATTGTAACTGACCCAGTGATTAACGAATTATACGGTCAAAAAGTTACATCAGTGCTAGAACAATTAGGAATTAAATATGATGTGTTTGCCGATGTCGAACCAAACCCAACTTTTGCCACAACTGAACGTGGAGTTAAATCAATGAAAAACTCTCGTCCCGATGTTGTAATTGCGATCGGAGGGGGAAGTGCGATGGACGCAGCCAAAATGATTTGGTTGTTAGAACAACATCCCGATGCTAAATTTGCGGACTTAGCAATGACCTTTAATGATATTCGCAAAAGAGTTGTTAAGTTCCCAACAATGACAAACGGGGTTAAATTAGTATGTATTCCAACAACTTCGGGAACAGGTTCGGAAGTAACACCATTCTCAGTTATTACCGATGATAAAACACATATTAAATATCCGTTAGCGGATTATGCGTTAACTCCGCACATGGCAATTGTTGATCCTGAGTTAACATTAACCGTTCCGAAAGGGGGAACTAATGCTCCGGCGTTAGATGCGATGACCCACTTGTTTGAAGCTTATGTTTCAGCTTTAGCAACGGATTATACTGATCCTTACTGTTTGCAAGGAATTAAAACAATTTTTACTTATTTACCAGATGCTTACCATAACGGAAGTAGTGCGGTCAAAGCCCGTAGTAAAATGGCTGATGCTGCAACTCAAGCTGGAATGGCCTTTGCCAATGCGTTCTTAGGATTAGTCCACTCAATGAGTCATAAAATTGGAGGAGAATTTGAAGTTATCCACGGGGCGGCAAACTCAATTTTATTACCATATGTAATTCGTTATAACGCAGCAACTTTATTAGAAGGAGGAAAACAAACTTACTTCTCACAATATACTGTTGCGAATTCGCTAGAACGTTATGCCGAAATTGCTCGTTACTGTGGGGTTAAAGGAAGTAGTGATTCTGAATTAGTTGATAACTTAATTAGCAATGTTCAAAAATTATCAAAAGATGTTGAATTAGCTAGTTCATTTAAAGAATATTTTGAAAGATACCAATTAAATGTTAGTGAAAAAGACTTTTTAGCAGCCTTAGACAAAATGTCACAAGATGCTTTTGATGACCAATGTACGCCAGCTAACCCGCGAATTCCATTATTAACTGATATTAAACAAATCTACTTAGATGCCTACCATGGTAATCCTGTCCCATCATTAAAAAAATAG
- the fmt gene encoding methionyl-tRNA formyltransferase, giving the protein MKKYRVIFMGTPMFATSVLKTLLEMKNQFEIVGVVCQPDRKTGRKQEVQFSPVKQLALAKNLLVFQPEKLIDAYEELAQLQPDLILTCAYGQFIPSKILALPTINCLNVHASLLPKLRGGAPIHKAIIYGEHETGISLMQMVKKMDAGDVYYQNKLTISLTETASSLHDKLMLLAIDIIKHHLIPTLENKYHPVPQDETKVTFAYNITREEERINWNQIKENIYNQIRGLYAWPIAYTTINDKIYKIHEAKISLDHLSTSDQQLANGTIVALTKEGIKIKVINGYLILLKIQREGKKPVETSVFYNNPSPEIAIHQQFV; this is encoded by the coding sequence ATGAAAAAATATCGGGTAATTTTTATGGGAACCCCCATGTTTGCTACAAGTGTTTTAAAAACGTTGTTAGAAATGAAAAACCAGTTTGAGATTGTTGGGGTAGTATGCCAACCCGACCGGAAAACTGGCCGTAAACAAGAAGTTCAGTTTTCACCTGTGAAGCAATTAGCGCTCGCTAAGAACTTACTAGTTTTTCAACCAGAAAAATTAATTGATGCCTATGAAGAGTTAGCCCAGTTGCAACCAGATTTAATTTTAACTTGTGCGTATGGTCAATTTATTCCGAGCAAAATTTTAGCATTGCCAACTATTAATTGTTTAAATGTCCATGCATCATTATTACCAAAATTACGGGGCGGGGCGCCGATTCATAAAGCAATTATTTATGGGGAGCATGAGACGGGGATTAGCTTAATGCAAATGGTTAAAAAGATGGATGCTGGGGATGTTTATTACCAAAACAAACTAACAATTAGTTTAACTGAGACGGCAAGTTCTCTGCATGATAAATTAATGTTGTTAGCAATTGATATTATTAAACATCATTTAATTCCAACTTTAGAAAATAAATACCACCCAGTACCCCAGGATGAAACAAAGGTTACTTTTGCATATAATATCACCCGCGAAGAAGAGCGAATTAATTGGAATCAAATTAAAGAAAATATTTATAACCAGATTCGGGGGCTATATGCGTGGCCAATTGCCTATACTACTATCAATGATAAAATTTATAAAATTCATGAAGCAAAAATTAGTTTAGACCATTTAAGTACTAGTGATCAGCAATTAGCAAACGGGACAATTGTCGCTTTAACTAAAGAAGGGATTAAAATCAAAGTAATTAATGGTTATCTTATCCTCCTAAAAATTCAACGCGAAGGAAAAAAACCAGTTGAAACTAGTGTTTTTTATAATAATCCTTCCCCTGAAATTGCTATTCATCAACAATTTGTTTAA
- a CDS encoding APC family permease: MQELVWLGFNYTCGIAFTSVYATLMISSEKHDGLFLGMHMIWIFLIEGLVAGTCAWAFNKLSRVHPAGNGAAYIYVRSNFGKFWGWFISFLQYTTLPIIVTSQIVSMIRLNFVGSGTFLDTKDSLGNWANLTWDAVGVFVYMLVSCTLFLGMKMLKRYLNASSYIKWGSTALLFIALIAMFALNGTPAWDLNASSKYTQLNPSNFSTAFTSCFFFFLGFETYATIGKNVKNPERNIGRSIIWTMLLSTIFYVVVTILMLGAIGGEFSNNPNLQVFRLLGDHAGSWLYYIGVIIMLICTVSLKANAAMQNALYSGSILEPFAVEGIFPAKYQELTKDNIPFRASFLNLVITLIFAIIWLFIPDIIQGATGGDSVFSYAAIVGEASLIMIIIYVFVIATALKLGFTKKWKWQFGKWSLEC; this comes from the coding sequence TTGCAAGAGTTGGTATGATTAGGTTTTAACTATACTTGTGGAATTGCTTTTACTTCAGTTTATGCAACGCTAATGATATCATCGGAAAAACATGATGGGTTATTTTTAGGAATGCACATGATTTGAATCTTTTTAATTGAAGGATTGGTGGCGGGAACTTGTGCGTGAGCTTTTAATAAATTATCGCGGGTACACCCAGCAGGCAATGGGGCCGCTTATATTTATGTGCGTAGTAATTTTGGTAAATTTTGAGGTTGATTTATTTCTTTTTTACAATATACCACTTTACCAATTATTGTTACTTCACAAATTGTCTCAATGATTAGATTAAACTTTGTGGGATCAGGAACCTTTTTAGATACCAAAGATAGTTTAGGAAATTGAGCTAATTTAACATGAGATGCTGTTGGGGTCTTTGTCTATATGTTAGTCTCATGTACTTTATTTTTAGGAATGAAAATGTTAAAACGCTATTTAAATGCTTCAAGTTATATTAAATGAGGTTCAACTGCGTTATTATTTATTGCATTAATTGCGATGTTTGCCTTAAATGGCACTCCAGCATGAGATTTAAACGCTAGTAGTAAGTATACCCAATTAAATCCGAGCAATTTTTCTACTGCTTTTACCTCGTGTTTCTTTTTCTTCCTTGGTTTTGAAACATATGCGACAATTGGAAAAAACGTTAAAAATCCCGAACGAAATATTGGACGTAGTATTATTTGAACGATGCTATTATCAACTATCTTTTATGTGGTGGTAACTATTCTAATGTTAGGAGCAATTGGCGGGGAATTTAGTAATAATCCTAATTTACAAGTCTTTCGGCTATTAGGGGATCATGCGGGAAGTTGGTTATATTATATTGGTGTTATTATTATGTTAATTTGTACTGTATCATTAAAAGCGAATGCGGCAATGCAAAATGCCTTATATTCAGGGTCAATTTTGGAACCGTTTGCGGTAGAGGGAATTTTCCCAGCCAAATATCAAGAATTAACAAAAGATAACATTCCGTTTCGTGCATCATTTTTAAACTTAGTAATTACCTTAATTTTTGCCATTATTTGACTATTTATCCCCGATATTATTCAAGGGGCGACTGGTGGAGACTCGGTGTTCTCCTATGCCGCAATTGTCGGAGAAGCCTCATTAATTATGATTATTATTTATGTTTTTGTAATTGCCACGGCTTTAAAATTAGGATTTACTAAAAAATGAAAGTGACAATTTGGGAAATGATCGCTTGAATGTTAG
- a CDS encoding APC family permease, translating to MEKKGFWTKMKFWFKTSKPEKSKISLAELVWIGFNYTCGIAFPMSFISIYYWQTGGLGLHILWIILLGALMAWGSAWAFAKCSKVYHDTNGGAYVYVRGVFGRFCGWLIGFIQYITLPSTIIVTIISMFRTNLDQLPIFAWAPKRWENLIIDSIGILIYALVASCMYFGMKGFRWFVNLSGIIKWGSTIFLIICAIILMAQNGHVAFSEAARGTKNLSFTVDKFNNAFSSFFYFFVGFETFIVVAKNVKNPQRNFGRGILIILAIATIFYLVVTVFIIGAITEGGINHNGWSSGTSNYNPNNVVAGVAGTTGMVILVICTLSLKLNGAMQNSLYSGGMIEPLAKEGYISEKLAVLDKENIAMRASTVNLIITIIACIIMLVIPDAIGSGFDFGTVLGFSTNITIVIYIFVLAACCVMGFRRQLKIKVWEWILFSITFIFLTIQFIIFNYQMITTMINETGATLAATLIEFLMFWFFVAVAVGWYFIYYLPKLRDRLKNNPALQVQLDAEFLPMTEQEAAQHLLNESAAELERIAIIEEETKSVTT from the coding sequence ATGGAAAAAAAAGGATTTTGGACAAAAATGAAATTCTGGTTCAAAACATCAAAACCGGAAAAAAGTAAAATTAGTTTAGCGGAATTAGTTTGAATTGGGTTTAACTATACTTGTGGAATTGCGTTTCCAATGTCATTTATTTCAATATATTACTGGCAAACTGGGGGGTTAGGCCTACATATTTTATGAATTATTTTATTAGGAGCCTTAATGGCATGGGGGAGCGCCTGGGCTTTTGCCAAATGTAGTAAGGTTTACCACGATACTAATGGTGGGGCTTATGTTTATGTCCGTGGAGTCTTTGGTCGTTTTTGTGGTTGGTTAATTGGTTTTATCCAATATATTACCTTACCTTCGACAATTATTGTCACTATTATTTCAATGTTTCGGACTAATTTAGACCAACTACCAATTTTTGCGTGAGCTCCGAAACGATGAGAAAATCTAATTATTGATAGTATTGGAATCTTAATTTATGCTTTAGTTGCTAGTTGTATGTACTTTGGAATGAAAGGGTTTCGTTGATTTGTTAATTTATCGGGAATTATTAAATGGGGTTCAACTATTTTCTTAATTATTTGTGCCATTATTTTAATGGCTCAAAATGGTCATGTTGCTTTTAGCGAGGCCGCCCGGGGAACAAAAAACTTATCCTTTACGGTTGACAAGTTTAATAATGCTTTTAGTAGTTTCTTTTATTTCTTTGTTGGCTTTGAAACATTTATTGTGGTTGCCAAAAATGTTAAAAATCCCCAACGAAATTTTGGGCGCGGAATTTTAATTATTTTAGCGATTGCAACAATTTTTTACTTAGTAGTTACCGTCTTTATTATTGGAGCCATTACGGAAGGTGGTATTAACCATAATGGGTGAAGTTCAGGAACAAGTAATTATAATCCTAATAACGTTGTTGCTGGGGTTGCCGGAACCACCGGAATGGTAATTTTGGTCATTTGTACTTTATCATTAAAACTAAACGGCGCAATGCAAAATTCCTTATATTCGGGAGGAATGATTGAACCATTAGCAAAAGAAGGATATATTAGTGAAAAATTAGCTGTCTTAGATAAAGAAAATATTGCAATGCGAGCAAGTACTGTTAACTTAATTATTACAATTATTGCTTGTATTATTATGCTAGTAATCCCTGATGCAATCGGTTCGGGCTTTGATTTTGGAACCGTCTTAGGATTCTCAACAAATATTACGATTGTTATTTATATTTTTGTGTTAGCAGCATGTTGTGTGATGGGCTTTCGTCGTCAATTAAAAATTAAAGTTTGAGAATGAATTTTATTTAGTATTACGTTTATTTTTTTAACAATCCAATTTATTATTTTTAATTATCAAATGATTACCACAATGATTAATGAAACCGGCGCAACTTTAGCCGCCACTTTAATTGAATTTTTAATGTTTTGATTCTTTGTTGCGGTAGCCGTGGGGTGGTATTTTATTTATTATTTGCCAAAACTACGTGATCGGTTAAAAAATAACCCTGCTTTGCAAGTTCAATTAGATGCTGAATTTTTACCAATGACAGAACAAGAAGCCGCGCAGCATTTACTAAATGAAAGTGCCGCGGAATTAGAACGGATTGCAATTATTGAAGAAGAAACCAAAAGTGTTACAACTTAA
- a CDS encoding rod shape-determining protein — MALINNKKPTFVSIDLGTAFTLVYISGSGIVYNEPSIVAYKIKENRIIAVGAEAYKMIGKGNKSIRIVRPMVDGVITDIRATEAQLKYIFNRLHVSKQLKGSVMLLACPSVITELEKNALKKIATNLGADRVFVEEEVKMAALGGGVDIYKPNGNLVVDMGGGTTDVAVLSSGDIVLSKSVKVAGNYLNDEILKYVRSQYGLEIGIKTAEMIKIEIGSLAKYPDERKMKVYGRDVVSGLPREIELVPEEIREVLKVPISRIIDLTVQVLEETPPELAGDIFQNGITICGGGGLIKGIATYFEDTLQLPAKIGEQPLLAVINGTKKFESDIYDIMRQEHIKNKELDY, encoded by the coding sequence ATGGCATTGATTAACAATAAGAAACCGACTTTTGTATCAATTGATTTAGGAACAGCATTTACACTTGTTTACATTTCAGGAAGTGGAATTGTTTATAATGAACCCTCAATTGTTGCTTACAAAATTAAAGAAAATCGAATTATTGCTGTTGGAGCCGAAGCATATAAAATGATCGGAAAAGGTAACAAATCAATTCGCATTGTCCGTCCAATGGTTGACGGAGTTATCACAGATATTAGAGCAACTGAAGCCCAATTAAAATATATTTTTAACCGTTTACATGTCTCAAAACAATTAAAAGGATCAGTAATGTTACTAGCTTGTCCTAGTGTAATTACAGAATTAGAAAAAAATGCCTTGAAAAAAATTGCTACTAACTTAGGAGCTGACCGTGTCTTTGTTGAAGAAGAAGTTAAAATGGCAGCCTTAGGTGGGGGAGTTGATATCTATAAACCTAATGGAAACTTAGTTGTTGATATGGGTGGTGGAACAACTGATGTTGCGGTGTTATCATCCGGAGATATTGTGCTATCAAAATCAGTTAAAGTTGCTGGTAACTACTTAAATGATGAAATTTTAAAATATGTTCGTAGTCAATATGGATTAGAAATTGGAATTAAGACAGCCGAAATGATTAAAATTGAAATTGGTAGTTTAGCAAAATATCCTGATGAACGAAAAATGAAAGTATATGGTCGTGATGTTGTTTCTGGTTTACCACGAGAAATTGAACTAGTTCCCGAAGAAATTCGTGAAGTTCTAAAAGTTCCAATTTCCCGTATTATTGATTTAACAGTTCAAGTTTTAGAAGAAACACCACCAGAATTAGCGGGAGATATTTTTCAAAATGGGATCACCATTTGTGGTGGGGGTGGTTTAATTAAAGGAATTGCCACTTACTTTGAAGATACTTTACAACTACCAGCTAAAATTGGTGAACAACCATTATTGGCAGTTATTAATGGGACAAAAAAATTTGAATCTGATATTTATGATATTATGCGTCAAGAACATATCAAAAACAAAGAATTAGATTATTAA